Proteins encoded together in one Sinorhizobium sp. B11 window:
- a CDS encoding acylphosphatase produces the protein MTQTRQGELRERMTILGDVDAASFIPWIRRHADKLGLSQDFFYTGTDRIELEVAGPVELIDMLEMGCSLGPIDVWVDEIHRRIVDPADTP, from the coding sequence ATGACGCAGACACGGCAGGGGGAATTGCGCGAGCGAATGACGATCCTCGGCGATGTCGATGCGGCCTCGTTCATCCCGTGGATCCGTCGCCATGCCGATAAGCTGGGACTGTCCCAGGATTTCTTTTACACAGGCACCGACCGAATCGAACTTGAGGTCGCGGGCCCCGTTGAGCTGATCGACATGCTGGAAATGGGGTGTTCGCTCGGTCCGATCGACGTCTGGGTGGACGAGATTCATCGCAGGATTGTAGACCCTGCCGACACACCGTAG
- a CDS encoding DUF763 domain-containing protein, protein MSQRAGSADLPLHGGRVPPWLGNRMTTLGALIAEAIVHHYGRDEFLRRLAHPFWFQSFGAVMGMDWHSSGITTSVLGALKRGLKPLSKELGLHVCGGRGAQSRKTPDELMAIGDRTGLDGAGLAKTSRLVAKVDSAAVQDGFDLYLHGFIVADDGHWVIVQQGMNGDKRQARRYHWFSEGLESFVNSPHAAIEGRSQGEIINLADRRAEKSRHDQLDLLATLGPDRIIREAAALALAAGPAPAPEPAEQPMLPHLIMPAHHDVRESDVNMRRLHGNLAAAADRGPVDFENLLLVPGVGARTVKALALVAEVVHGAPCRFSDPARFSIAHGGKDRHPFPVPLKVYDETINVMKSAIVKGKLGRDEELQALRRLDDQSRNMERYVTGPDLKEIVAGEFRQSSTFGGRSVFGWEQPPEDTPVEETARPRKDLR, encoded by the coding sequence ATGTCGCAGAGAGCGGGCAGCGCCGACCTCCCCCTTCACGGAGGGCGCGTGCCGCCATGGCTGGGTAACCGTATGACGACACTCGGCGCGCTGATCGCCGAGGCAATCGTGCACCATTACGGGCGCGATGAATTCCTGCGTCGGCTTGCCCATCCCTTCTGGTTCCAGTCCTTCGGCGCCGTCATGGGCATGGATTGGCATTCCTCCGGCATTACGACCAGTGTACTCGGGGCGTTGAAACGTGGACTGAAACCACTCTCCAAGGAACTCGGCCTTCATGTCTGCGGCGGGCGCGGTGCGCAATCGCGCAAGACGCCGGACGAACTGATGGCGATCGGTGATCGCACCGGCCTTGACGGTGCCGGCCTTGCAAAGACAAGTCGCCTGGTCGCCAAGGTAGATAGCGCAGCGGTGCAGGATGGTTTCGATCTCTATCTGCACGGCTTCATCGTCGCCGATGACGGCCATTGGGTGATCGTCCAGCAAGGCATGAACGGCGACAAGCGCCAGGCGCGGCGCTATCACTGGTTTTCCGAAGGACTGGAGAGCTTCGTCAATTCCCCGCATGCGGCGATAGAAGGCCGCTCGCAGGGTGAGATCATCAATCTTGCCGACCGCCGCGCTGAAAAATCCCGTCACGACCAGCTCGATCTCCTTGCAACACTTGGACCGGATCGCATCATCCGCGAGGCGGCAGCCCTTGCCCTGGCGGCCGGTCCCGCACCCGCTCCTGAGCCGGCAGAACAGCCGATGCTGCCGCACCTCATCATGCCCGCGCACCATGATGTGCGCGAGAGCGACGTCAATATGCGGCGGCTGCACGGCAACCTTGCTGCCGCTGCTGATCGTGGACCGGTCGATTTCGAGAATCTGCTTCTTGTGCCCGGCGTCGGCGCGCGCACAGTCAAGGCGCTGGCGCTCGTCGCCGAAGTCGTGCACGGCGCGCCCTGCCGTTTCTCCGATCCTGCCCGCTTTTCGATCGCTCACGGCGGCAAGGACAGGCACCCCTTCCCTGTACCGCTCAAAGTCTACGACGAGACCATCAATGTGATGAAATCCGCGATCGTGAAGGGCAAACTCGGGCGCGATGAGGAACTGCAGGCCTTGCGTCGTCTCGATGACCAGTCGCGCAACATGGAGCGGTACGTCACGGGCCCCGACCTCAAGGAAATTGTCGCAGGCGAATTCCGGCAGTCCTCGACCTTCGGCGGCCGAAGCGTCTTTGGCTGGGAACAGCCGCCGGAAGATACGCCTGTGGAAGAAACAGCACGCCCTCGTAAAGATCTCCGCTGA
- a CDS encoding glycosyltransferase family 2 protein — translation MIVLFPTTGTSPHFSPEDYAYPRPLIEVAGKPMILWAIENMKSLGGDTHFLFLVDQQDAVKYSYERIFDLSTNGRSEVVMLKGATAGALCTCLMAIDRIDPTEPLVIANSDQIIDTRLASVIAEFEAAKADAGVITFETIHPRWSYVTLGDDGLVNRTSEKDVISNKAIAGFYYFREAQIFFKAATAALRHGVTVDDRYYVSSSLNEVILDGGRVVSASVPADRYHSFYNPKMIENFELNGVRRLSSAQAQRPVQLVVPAAGRGSRFAKVGFTRPKPFIDVLGRPMIQHVLENTLPPGGQPTVLLLREHLDSQADAVAELRSQGVGIVSVDQLTEGTACTVLLARQHLDEEAPLLIANSDQVVDMRIVDFIDDCMSRDLDGSILVFRDPKRDPKWSFAETDAAGFVLRVAEKQPISELATVGIYFFRRAGDFMKGALDMMVHNDRTNNEFYVCPAYNYAIRNGARIGVYEIDVRNMHGLGTPEDLAEYLQGREPAYA, via the coding sequence ATGATCGTCCTGTTCCCCACCACGGGCACAAGCCCGCATTTCAGCCCGGAAGACTACGCCTATCCGCGCCCGCTCATCGAAGTGGCCGGAAAGCCGATGATCCTGTGGGCCATCGAAAACATGAAGTCGCTTGGCGGCGATACGCATTTCCTCTTCCTCGTCGATCAGCAGGATGCCGTCAAATATTCCTATGAGCGGATCTTCGACCTCAGCACCAATGGTCGCTCCGAAGTCGTCATGCTGAAAGGCGCGACCGCCGGTGCGCTCTGCACCTGCCTGATGGCGATCGACAGGATCGACCCGACCGAGCCGCTGGTGATTGCCAACAGCGACCAGATTATCGACACCCGCCTTGCATCCGTGATTGCCGAATTCGAGGCAGCCAAAGCGGATGCCGGCGTCATCACCTTCGAGACGATCCACCCGCGCTGGTCCTATGTGACGCTTGGCGATGACGGCCTGGTCAACCGTACATCCGAGAAGGATGTGATCAGCAACAAGGCGATCGCCGGATTCTATTATTTCCGCGAGGCCCAGATTTTCTTCAAGGCCGCGACCGCTGCCTTGAGGCACGGGGTCACGGTGGATGATCGCTACTATGTCAGCTCCTCGCTGAACGAGGTCATCCTGGATGGCGGCCGTGTCGTTTCCGCAAGCGTTCCGGCAGACCGCTACCACAGCTTCTACAATCCGAAGATGATCGAGAACTTCGAGCTCAATGGGGTCCGCCGCCTGTCCTCCGCACAGGCCCAGCGACCCGTGCAGCTGGTAGTTCCGGCCGCCGGCCGGGGCAGCCGCTTCGCCAAAGTCGGGTTCACCCGCCCAAAGCCCTTCATCGACGTGCTTGGCCGGCCGATGATCCAGCATGTGCTGGAAAACACGCTGCCGCCCGGCGGACAGCCGACGGTCCTGCTGCTGCGAGAACATCTGGACAGCCAGGCGGATGCGGTGGCCGAACTGCGCTCCCAGGGCGTCGGGATCGTTTCGGTCGATCAACTTACCGAAGGCACCGCCTGCACTGTTCTGCTGGCGCGCCAGCACCTCGACGAGGAAGCTCCGCTTCTCATCGCCAATTCCGACCAGGTTGTGGACATGCGTATCGTCGATTTCATCGATGACTGCATGTCGCGCGATCTCGACGGATCGATCCTCGTGTTTCGCGATCCGAAGCGCGACCCGAAATGGTCTTTCGCCGAAACCGATGCCGCAGGTTTCGTGCTCAGGGTTGCCGAAAAGCAGCCGATCTCCGAACTGGCGACGGTGGGCATCTACTTCTTCCGCCGCGCCGGCGATTTCATGAAGGGCGCGCTCGACATGATGGTGCACAACGACCGCACCAACAACGAGTTCTATGTCTGCCCGGCCTATAATTACGCCATTCGCAACGGTGCGCGCATTGGCGTTTACGAGATCGACGTCAGGAACATGCACGGGCTCGGCACGCCCGAGGATCTGGCCGAATATCTGCAGGGTCGCGAGCCTGCCTATGCGTGA
- a CDS encoding oligosaccharide flippase family protein: MGTSSTASLLGADQDQEPRSVSTSRDALWVSGARLVSQLCGIGTLLVAARVLSPADVGVFAMVSSTVLLQSKIAEAGWSEYLIAAPHDRELPGTVLFCALASGFAFTILGLIGLVVSLVWLAPTGSIFVTLLLLMATIVPGTFIICQSGVLVRGRRLRELACYQAASEFAGLLVTTGGLLLGWGIVALAAGRCCVVIVALLMSTGFARWLPRFEFQLTTAREALAYSTRLLASRLMQFAQSYGAEFLIVFFIGATEVGLYRMASRIVGAVTELISEPVRMLAWSYFSRQQSAAGGGAEGLSRLTSLIMAATAFAALPVFMGLAVVSEQLVSVLLGVQWLAAAPVLILLAAARGIAVIQMLNEPVLSIIGRVSLLPRLNMVFTATSLACLAIAGWVRPDLVNIAIAQVVAAALTTSISLYFLQRGTGFRWPSLLRRVLPAGLGACVMVGAVGLALHMTGGSLHLPLVDLLMGVVVGLLAYVVIAWSSGRALMAELNHVTGAR; the protein is encoded by the coding sequence ATGGGCACATCTAGTACGGCATCACTACTCGGCGCAGATCAGGACCAGGAGCCGCGTAGTGTCTCTACATCGCGGGATGCGCTATGGGTTTCGGGCGCTCGTCTGGTCAGTCAGCTCTGCGGTATCGGTACGTTGCTCGTCGCGGCCCGCGTCCTCTCACCGGCCGACGTTGGCGTCTTTGCCATGGTCTCCTCGACCGTGTTGCTGCAATCGAAGATTGCCGAAGCCGGATGGAGCGAATACCTGATTGCTGCGCCGCACGATCGAGAGCTGCCCGGTACGGTCCTTTTTTGCGCGCTTGCAAGCGGTTTCGCCTTCACCATCCTTGGCCTGATCGGGCTTGTCGTTTCGCTCGTCTGGCTGGCACCCACCGGATCGATCTTTGTCACTCTCTTGCTGCTGATGGCGACCATCGTGCCCGGAACGTTCATTATCTGCCAGAGCGGCGTACTGGTCAGGGGACGACGCCTGCGTGAACTTGCCTGTTATCAGGCGGCATCGGAGTTTGCGGGCCTTCTGGTGACGACCGGCGGACTGTTGCTCGGCTGGGGCATTGTCGCGCTCGCGGCAGGACGCTGTTGCGTCGTCATCGTCGCTCTCCTGATGTCGACGGGCTTTGCGCGCTGGCTTCCGCGCTTCGAATTCCAACTAACAACCGCCCGCGAGGCGCTTGCCTATTCTACACGGCTCCTGGCGTCACGCCTGATGCAGTTCGCGCAAAGTTACGGTGCGGAATTCCTGATCGTGTTCTTCATCGGCGCGACGGAGGTCGGCCTTTACAGAATGGCAAGCCGCATCGTCGGCGCGGTCACAGAGCTCATTTCCGAACCCGTGCGAATGCTGGCATGGAGTTATTTCTCCCGCCAGCAGAGCGCGGCGGGCGGCGGGGCGGAAGGCCTCAGCCGGCTCACGTCATTGATCATGGCGGCTACCGCATTTGCCGCTCTTCCCGTCTTCATGGGGCTTGCCGTCGTATCCGAGCAGCTCGTCAGCGTGCTGCTTGGGGTCCAGTGGCTCGCGGCCGCCCCAGTGCTTATTCTTCTGGCAGCTGCGCGCGGTATTGCCGTCATCCAGATGCTCAACGAACCCGTACTCAGCATTATCGGCCGGGTCTCCCTGTTGCCACGGCTGAATATGGTGTTCACAGCAACAAGCCTCGCCTGTCTTGCGATTGCCGGCTGGGTCCGCCCGGACCTCGTCAATATCGCGATCGCGCAGGTCGTGGCTGCGGCATTGACCACCTCAATCTCTCTCTACTTCCTGCAGCGCGGCACGGGTTTCCGTTGGCCCTCCCTGTTGCGCAGGGTTCTTCCCGCCGGGCTGGGCGCCTGCGTCATGGTCGGCGCCGTCGGTCTGGCCCTGCATATGACAGGCGGCAGCCTGCATTTGCCCTTGGTGGACTTGTTGATGGGGGTTGTGGTTGGCTTGCTTGCCTATGTCGTCATCGCGTGGTCCAGCGGTCGCGCCCTGATGGCGGAGCTGAACCATGTGACAGGTGCGCGCTAG
- a CDS encoding DUF1236 domain-containing protein, with the protein MLSKLVVGTAVAASLMSGIALAQSSTVNGAAGGAVTGAIVGGPVGAAVGGVAGAIVGTAIDPPPQKVVTYVREAPAPSARVVVKEKVVVGHALPETVVVTPIPDNPKYAYAIVNDERVIVEPSSRKVIQVIN; encoded by the coding sequence ATGCTCTCCAAGCTAGTTGTGGGCACGGCCGTTGCCGCGTCTCTCATGTCAGGCATCGCACTCGCCCAGTCTTCGACGGTCAATGGTGCCGCTGGTGGCGCCGTAACCGGGGCGATCGTCGGTGGCCCGGTTGGTGCGGCAGTCGGCGGCGTAGCCGGTGCAATTGTCGGCACGGCCATCGATCCGCCGCCGCAGAAGGTCGTCACCTATGTTCGCGAAGCTCCGGCTCCTTCGGCCCGCGTGGTCGTCAAGGAAAAGGTCGTTGTCGGCCACGCCTTGCCGGAGACTGTTGTCGTAACGCCCATTCCGGACAATCCGAAATATGCCTATGCGATCGTGAACGATGAACGTGTCATCGTCGAGCCTTCTTCCCGCAAGGTGATCCAGGTCATCAACTAA
- a CDS encoding sensor histidine kinase, with product MNWLIRWNARSLASQFFIMGGLVSLAAMFGIGLIVTRLIENAVIHNSGAATALYVDSVVAPLLPDMQTESLLDDASAQALDETLGQGALGRRLVSFKLWRRDGTILYSNEKELVGKTFPVNGKLAQAFAGSLVARYEVASDPESAEERNLGRALMEIYNPVLQPWSGEAVAVLEFYETSEGLEDSLAQARLWSWLAVAGLTAIFFLTLSILVFRGSHTIEVQREALKARVDELSALLVENRGLQRRLQLSSQRAAALNETYLRGIGADLHDGPAQHIAYASLRLDSNLLVDAAVQPEAREKELTWIRSSLAEAMKEIRDICKGLVLPQIEKASITEIVKRVVEAHQEKTGTTVDTKIDEDDPELATALKICIYRFVQEALNNAYRHGGGVEQAVRATSHGGAVRVEVSDRGEGFDPTQVRPASLGLAGLKERIDSLGGEFDIITGEGGTTVIMTFAPMEVED from the coding sequence ATGAACTGGCTCATACGGTGGAACGCCCGCTCCCTCGCCTCCCAATTCTTCATCATGGGAGGACTCGTCTCACTTGCCGCAATGTTCGGGATCGGGCTCATCGTCACCCGACTTATCGAGAATGCCGTCATCCACAATTCCGGGGCCGCAACAGCTCTTTACGTCGACAGCGTGGTTGCACCCCTGCTTCCCGACATGCAGACGGAATCGCTTCTCGACGACGCAAGTGCCCAGGCGCTCGATGAAACACTCGGACAGGGCGCACTTGGCCGCCGGCTCGTGTCGTTCAAGCTGTGGCGCCGTGACGGCACGATCCTCTACTCCAATGAAAAGGAGCTGGTGGGGAAGACATTTCCGGTCAATGGCAAACTCGCCCAGGCGTTTGCCGGCTCGCTGGTCGCGCGTTACGAAGTCGCAAGCGACCCTGAAAGCGCCGAAGAGCGCAATCTGGGCAGGGCGCTCATGGAAATATACAACCCTGTCTTGCAGCCTTGGTCGGGAGAGGCCGTGGCTGTGCTTGAATTCTATGAGACTTCCGAAGGGCTGGAGGACAGCCTTGCACAGGCACGGCTCTGGAGTTGGCTGGCCGTGGCCGGCCTGACCGCGATTTTCTTCCTCACCCTCTCCATTCTTGTCTTTCGCGGCAGCCATACGATCGAAGTGCAACGCGAAGCGCTAAAGGCCAGGGTAGACGAACTCTCCGCACTTCTGGTTGAAAATCGCGGCCTGCAACGCCGACTTCAATTGTCTTCCCAGCGCGCCGCGGCCCTGAACGAAACCTATTTGCGCGGCATCGGTGCCGATCTGCATGACGGCCCGGCGCAGCACATCGCCTATGCCTCGCTGCGGCTCGACAGCAACCTGCTTGTCGACGCCGCTGTCCAGCCGGAGGCACGCGAAAAGGAGCTCACCTGGATCCGTTCGAGTCTCGCCGAGGCGATGAAGGAGATCCGCGACATCTGCAAGGGACTGGTACTGCCGCAAATCGAGAAGGCTTCGATTACGGAAATCGTGAAACGCGTTGTCGAAGCCCACCAAGAAAAGACCGGCACTACTGTCGATACAAAAATTGACGAGGACGATCCGGAACTTGCCACCGCTCTCAAAATTTGCATCTACCGCTTCGTTCAGGAGGCGCTCAACAATGCCTATCGCCACGGAGGCGGCGTGGAGCAGGCAGTCAGAGCAACATCACACGGCGGCGCCGTCCGCGTCGAAGTCAGCGACCGAGGCGAGGGTTTTGATCCGACGCAGGTAAGGCCGGCGAGCCTCGGTCTTGCCGGGCTCAAAGAACGGATCGATAGCCTTGGCGGGGAATTCGACATAATAACCGGCGAAGGCGGAACGACTGTCATCATGACCTTCGCGCCTATGGAAGTGGAGGATTAG
- a CDS encoding HAD family phosphatase yields MIRAVLFDMDGVLIDAKEWHYEALNRALDLFGMPIDRQAHLTTFDGLPTRRKLEILSRTNGLPKGLNELIHELKQDYTMELIYTRCKPVFAHQYALSRLKHDGYKIAVCSNSIRVTIESMMRRAGLADYIDLIVSNEDVTRAKPDPEMYVTTMERFGLRPDECLILEDNEYGLKAARDSGAYVMQIGTPADVVYGRIVSEIKRVSEVMA; encoded by the coding sequence ATGATCCGTGCTGTTTTGTTCGACATGGATGGCGTGCTGATCGATGCCAAGGAATGGCATTATGAGGCGCTGAACCGGGCGCTCGATCTTTTCGGCATGCCGATCGATCGCCAGGCGCATCTCACCACGTTCGATGGCCTGCCGACCCGCCGCAAGCTGGAGATCCTCTCCCGTACCAACGGTTTGCCGAAGGGACTGAACGAGCTGATCCATGAGCTGAAGCAGGACTATACGATGGAGCTGATCTACACCCGCTGCAAGCCGGTGTTTGCCCATCAATATGCGCTCAGCCGTCTCAAGCACGACGGCTACAAGATCGCTGTCTGCTCGAACTCGATCCGCGTCACCATCGAGTCCATGATGCGGCGCGCCGGACTGGCGGACTATATCGACCTCATCGTATCGAATGAGGATGTCACCCGGGCCAAGCCGGATCCGGAAATGTATGTGACGACGATGGAGCGCTTCGGTCTCAGGCCGGATGAGTGCCTTATTCTCGAAGACAATGAATATGGCCTGAAGGCCGCGCGAGACAGCGGCGCTTACGTCATGCAGATCGGAACACCGGCCGACGTTGTCTACGGCCGGATCGTATCCGAAATCAAGCGTGTATCGGAGGTGATGGCATGA
- a CDS encoding thioredoxin domain-containing protein, with translation MTTTSWHADPLAWGFGPRIFEAFLEPTCPYSVRTFNKLDALLEQAGADRITIKIRLQSQPWHLYSGVIVRSVLAASTLNGGKETAKKVMAAVAAHREEFEFERHAGGPNMDATPNEIIERLEHYSGVALKEAFAIPDLDKEIKWHCKYARQNGIHVSPTFMIDGLVRPDLSSGDDVEAWVKLLIG, from the coding sequence ATGACAACGACTTCATGGCACGCAGACCCGCTCGCTTGGGGTTTCGGACCGCGCATTTTCGAGGCCTTTCTGGAGCCGACCTGCCCCTATTCCGTCAGGACGTTCAACAAGCTGGATGCGTTGCTCGAACAGGCCGGAGCGGACAGGATCACAATCAAGATCCGCCTGCAGTCGCAGCCCTGGCATCTCTATTCCGGCGTGATCGTGCGTTCTGTTCTTGCAGCCTCGACACTGAATGGTGGCAAGGAAACCGCAAAGAAGGTCATGGCGGCCGTCGCCGCCCATCGTGAGGAATTCGAGTTCGAGCGTCACGCCGGCGGTCCTAATATGGATGCCACCCCGAATGAGATCATCGAGCGCCTCGAGCACTACAGCGGCGTGGCGCTGAAAGAGGCCTTCGCTATCCCCGATCTCGACAAGGAGATCAAATGGCACTGCAAATATGCCCGCCAGAACGGCATCCATGTCTCGCCGACCTTTATGATCGACGGATTGGTGCGGCCGGACCTGAGCAGCGGCGATGATGTCGAGGCCTGGGTTAAGCTGCTGATCGGCTAG
- a CDS encoding BA14K family protein: MKSLATPSMFLPVIPIVLVGGLGFASYGVREPAPHHFANLDAPLWTTIPTHVDPKTQNYERLPPLQAAANDLSSTPAKLVGVTAIAPPDATMTGAIEQPKQEWTADGRHLSRCQQRYRSYNVADNTYQPFDGGPRKPCVIEEREPSVGLPAADAAQSPHISWCAARYNSYRAVDNSYQPFDGPRRQCVAPVI; this comes from the coding sequence ATGAAGTCGCTTGCTACACCATCCATGTTTCTGCCGGTGATCCCGATCGTTCTGGTTGGCGGTCTCGGCTTTGCCTCCTATGGGGTTCGCGAACCGGCGCCGCATCATTTCGCCAACCTCGATGCGCCGCTCTGGACGACGATACCGACACACGTTGATCCAAAAACCCAAAATTACGAGCGGCTTCCGCCCCTTCAAGCTGCGGCTAACGATTTGTCCTCAACGCCGGCCAAGCTGGTTGGCGTAACGGCCATTGCGCCGCCTGATGCAACGATGACAGGGGCGATCGAGCAGCCGAAGCAGGAATGGACGGCTGACGGTCGTCATCTCAGCCGGTGCCAGCAACGTTATCGGTCTTATAATGTGGCCGACAACACATATCAGCCTTTTGACGGGGGACCCCGCAAACCGTGCGTGATCGAAGAAAGAGAGCCCTCCGTCGGGCTACCCGCGGCGGACGCAGCCCAGAGCCCGCATATATCATGGTGCGCCGCCCGCTATAATTCCTATCGCGCTGTGGACAACAGCTATCAGCCATTCGACGGGCCAAGACGTCAGTGTGTAGCTCCCGTAATCTAG
- a CDS encoding glycosyltransferase, producing the protein MTAGTSSRLPSLAIIIPCYNNAETLAEALDSALAQDYPDFEVHICDNGSTDGSREIIESYSSPLLKPALHRDTVPRTDNWNRAYTAGANADYLVTLHADDRLAPGALRAIGRAAMRNPALIHGRFRQITYEGDPIPGHRFAWSYSNSGEAFRELLLLNNMVAMPGATIRTDVFFKAGRWDPAWQYLQDMELWWRCGELGEVAFVADMLGDHRAYKHPQALHRHAEEHLRWATRRLRNAPTARLRQAAADGLNAYLTRLEAEVDTLPDVAASLVEPVRAARAALAKAPGTRVDALRRQRLLRMRAASLSAITKLFGRLSPWQALSR; encoded by the coding sequence ATGACGGCCGGAACATCAAGCAGATTACCCTCTCTCGCCATTATCATACCCTGCTACAACAATGCTGAAACGCTTGCCGAGGCGCTCGACAGCGCTCTGGCACAGGATTATCCGGACTTCGAGGTTCATATCTGCGACAACGGCTCCACCGACGGCAGCCGGGAAATAATCGAATCCTACTCGTCTCCCTTGCTGAAGCCGGCTCTGCACCGCGACACCGTACCGCGCACGGACAATTGGAACCGCGCCTATACCGCCGGCGCGAATGCTGATTACCTCGTCACACTGCACGCCGACGATCGCCTCGCTCCGGGCGCGTTGCGCGCCATCGGGCGCGCGGCAATGCGCAACCCCGCCCTGATCCACGGCCGTTTCAGGCAGATCACCTATGAAGGAGACCCGATCCCTGGCCACCGCTTCGCGTGGAGTTACAGCAACAGCGGTGAGGCCTTCCGGGAATTGCTGCTGCTCAACAATATGGTCGCGATGCCGGGTGCGACGATCCGGACGGATGTCTTCTTCAAGGCCGGCCGCTGGGATCCGGCCTGGCAATATCTGCAGGATATGGAGCTCTGGTGGCGCTGCGGCGAGCTCGGAGAAGTGGCTTTTGTCGCCGACATGCTTGGCGACCACAGGGCATACAAGCATCCGCAGGCGCTGCACCGGCACGCTGAGGAACATCTGCGCTGGGCGACGCGCAGACTTCGCAACGCTCCAACCGCCCGCCTGCGGCAAGCCGCCGCCGACGGGCTGAACGCCTATCTCACGCGCCTCGAAGCGGAAGTGGATACCTTGCCGGATGTCGCGGCCAGTCTGGTGGAGCCCGTGAGGGCAGCCAGGGCAGCACTCGCGAAGGCACCGGGAACACGCGTAGATGCCCTTCGCCGGCAGAGACTGTTGCGCATGCGGGCCGCCTCGCTCTCAGCTATCACAAAGCTCTTTGGGAGACTTTCACCCTGGCAGGCCTTGTCGCGTTGA
- a CDS encoding Rieske 2Fe-2S domain-containing protein — translation MPSDTAGSWTPVALSADLPPATVIPAWTPAGSIALWRTQSGRVSASSDRCPHRGMRLSHGFVRGEALSCIYHGWSYSPAGGCIRIPAHPDLVPPETIRVAIHEVEESGGVIWVAVGEPSASQPSLDDLLPLRSLTAEAGIPALEAAAGAKIGMDGLIPIANCPWVRLLSTEQAGRTLIHVMIEKDRSPADRVTASRVAEAVRRQAEARQKEVA, via the coding sequence ATGCCATCTGATACGGCCGGCTCTTGGACGCCAGTCGCCCTTTCTGCTGATCTGCCGCCGGCAACCGTCATACCGGCCTGGACGCCAGCAGGATCGATCGCTCTCTGGCGCACTCAGTCGGGGCGCGTATCGGCATCGTCGGATCGCTGTCCGCATCGCGGGATGCGATTGTCCCACGGCTTCGTGCGCGGCGAGGCACTCTCCTGCATCTATCACGGCTGGAGCTATTCTCCGGCGGGAGGATGCATCCGCATCCCTGCCCACCCCGACCTCGTGCCGCCGGAAACGATCCGTGTCGCAATTCATGAGGTCGAGGAATCGGGTGGTGTCATCTGGGTTGCCGTTGGAGAACCCTCGGCGTCACAGCCATCGCTTGATGATCTCTTGCCGTTGCGCTCGTTGACTGCCGAGGCCGGCATTCCGGCGCTCGAAGCCGCTGCGGGCGCGAAAATTGGTATGGACGGGCTCATTCCAATTGCGAACTGTCCATGGGTCCGGCTGCTATCGACTGAGCAAGCAGGGCGCACGCTCATTCACGTCATGATCGAAAAGGATCGCAGCCCGGCGGACCGTGTCACGGCGTCCCGCGTCGCCGAGGCCGTGCGTCGGCAGGCGGAAGCGCGGCAGAAGGAGGTGGCATGA
- a CDS encoding response regulator transcription factor — protein sequence MTSIKIGVVDDHPLFREGVTRSLSEVSDFVVVGEGANTSDAAMIAADTRPDVLLLDVSMPGDGLSVIDEILSISPETKILMLTASEEVDTLVEALQRGAKGYILKGVGSRGLADAIRTVFKGARYVSPAMSAKVMEYSLSGQASDRDALTPREREVMDLVAQGLSNKHIGLRLDLQEKTVKHHMTQILTKLGVTNRTEAALRWREKR from the coding sequence ATGACGTCCATCAAAATCGGCGTGGTAGACGACCATCCCCTGTTCCGCGAAGGGGTGACCCGCAGCCTCTCCGAGGTCAGCGATTTTGTCGTCGTCGGAGAAGGTGCCAACACATCTGATGCAGCAATGATCGCCGCCGATACCCGTCCGGACGTGCTGCTTCTCGATGTGTCGATGCCCGGGGACGGCCTTTCGGTGATCGACGAAATCCTTTCCATAAGCCCGGAGACCAAAATTCTCATGCTCACAGCTTCAGAGGAAGTCGATACGCTGGTCGAGGCGCTGCAACGCGGCGCAAAAGGTTACATTCTCAAGGGTGTCGGCTCCCGCGGGCTGGCGGACGCCATCCGCACCGTTTTCAAGGGAGCCCGCTACGTCTCCCCGGCGATGTCAGCCAAAGTCATGGAATATTCGTTGAGCGGGCAGGCATCGGACAGGGACGCGCTTACTCCTCGGGAACGCGAGGTGATGGATCTCGTGGCGCAAGGCCTTTCAAACAAGCACATCGGCCTGCGTCTCGACCTGCAGGAGAAAACGGTAAAGCATCATATGACCCAGATCCTGACAAAACTCGGCGTAACGAACAGGACGGAAGCTGCCTTGCGGTGGCGCGAAAAACGCTAG